A window of the Pseudomonas sp. B21_DOA genome harbors these coding sequences:
- the rpmG gene encoding 50S ribosomal protein L33: MRELIRLISSAGTGHFYTTDKNKRTTPDKIEIKKYDPVVRKHVMYKEGKIK, from the coding sequence ATGCGTGAATTGATTCGTTTGATCTCGAGCGCCGGTACTGGTCACTTCTACACTACCGACAAGAACAAGCGTACTACCCCGGACAAAATCGAGATCAAGAAATATGATCCGGTTGTTCGCAAGCACGTGATGTACAAGGAAGGCAAAATCAAGTAA
- the rpmB gene encoding 50S ribosomal protein L28: MSRVCQVTGKGPVTGNNISHANNKTRRRFLPNLQHHRFWVEEEKRFVRLRVSAKGMRIIDKRGITVVLAELRRDGKI, encoded by the coding sequence ATGTCGAGAGTATGTCAAGTTACCGGTAAGGGTCCGGTGACTGGGAATAACATTTCCCACGCAAACAACAAAACCCGTCGTCGTTTCCTGCCGAACCTGCAGCATCACCGCTTCTGGGTTGAAGAAGAGAAACGTTTTGTGCGTCTGCGCGTATCTGCCAAAGGCATGCGTATCATCGACAAGCGTGGCATCACTGTCGTGCTCGCCGAACTTCGCCGCGATGGCAAGATTTAA
- the coaBC gene encoding bifunctional phosphopantothenoylcysteine decarboxylase/phosphopantothenate--cysteine ligase CoaBC: protein MQRLYRKRIVLGVGGGIAAYKSADLVRRLIDQGAEVRVVMTHGGAEFITPLTMQALSGHPVHLDLLDPAAEAAMGHIELAKWADLVLIAPATADLIARLAQGIANDLLTTLVLATDAVVAVAPAMNQAMWRDPATQANLQLLESRGLKTFGPASGSQACGDVGMGRMMEATDLALLAADCFQRLALTGKHVVITAGPTQENIDPVRYITNHSSGKMGFALAEAAVEAGARVTLISGPVHLPTPDRVTRIDVVSARDMLAACESAIPCDVFISSAAVADYRPEVVAPHKLKKDPTSGDGFVLQMVRNPDILATIATRPDRPFSVGFAAETEHLLDYAARKLKDKNLDLIVANDVANPSIGFNSEENACSVIDRELHATVFAQTSKSKIARQLVTFIAERLNQV, encoded by the coding sequence ATGCAGCGGCTGTATCGGAAACGCATCGTTCTGGGCGTCGGCGGCGGCATTGCGGCCTATAAGAGCGCCGATCTGGTTCGCCGCCTGATCGATCAGGGTGCGGAAGTGCGCGTGGTCATGACCCATGGCGGCGCCGAATTCATTACCCCGCTGACCATGCAGGCCCTCTCGGGGCACCCGGTTCACCTCGACTTGCTCGACCCTGCCGCCGAAGCCGCCATGGGCCATATCGAGCTGGCGAAATGGGCCGATCTGGTACTGATCGCCCCGGCCACCGCCGACCTGATCGCTCGTCTGGCCCAAGGCATAGCCAATGATCTGCTGACCACACTGGTGCTGGCCACCGACGCCGTGGTTGCCGTCGCGCCGGCGATGAATCAGGCGATGTGGCGCGATCCGGCGACCCAGGCCAACCTGCAACTGCTGGAAAGCCGTGGCTTGAAGACTTTCGGCCCGGCCTCGGGCAGTCAGGCCTGCGGCGACGTCGGCATGGGCCGCATGATGGAAGCCACCGATCTGGCGCTGCTCGCCGCCGATTGCTTCCAGCGCCTGGCCCTCACCGGCAAGCATGTGGTGATCACCGCCGGCCCGACTCAGGAAAACATCGACCCGGTGCGCTACATCACCAACCATAGCTCGGGAAAAATGGGCTTTGCCCTCGCCGAAGCAGCCGTGGAAGCCGGCGCCCGGGTGACATTGATCAGCGGCCCGGTGCACCTGCCGACGCCTGATCGCGTGACGCGGATTGACGTGGTCAGCGCCCGCGACATGCTCGCCGCCTGCGAATCGGCCATACCTTGCGATGTGTTCATTTCGTCGGCAGCGGTGGCGGACTACCGCCCCGAAGTCGTCGCCCCGCATAAACTCAAGAAAGATCCTACGAGCGGCGACGGCTTCGTCCTGCAAATGGTGCGCAATCCGGACATTCTCGCCACCATCGCGACCCGTCCCGACCGTCCGTTCAGTGTCGGCTTCGCTGCCGAAACCGAACACCTGCTCGACTACGCTGCACGCAAGCTGAAGGACAAGAATCTCGATCTGATCGTCGCCAACGACGTCGCCAACCCGAGCATCGGTTTCAACAGCGAAGAAAACGCCTGCAGCGTCATCGACCGTGAGCTGCACGCCACGGTTTTCGCCCAGACCAGCAAGAGCAAGATCGCTCGCCAACTGGTCACTTTTATCGCCGAACGTCTGAACCAGGTTTAA
- the dut gene encoding dUTP diphosphatase, translating to MHALQAKILDPRIGTEFPLPQYATPGSAGLDLRAMLEQDIVIKPGETVLIPTGLSVYIGDPNLAALILPRSGMGHKHGIVLGNLVGLIDSDYQGPLMVSCWNRGQSDFTMTVGERLAQLVLVPVVQAHFEMVEEFVETERGTGGFGHTGTK from the coding sequence ATGCACGCTTTGCAAGCCAAGATCCTCGATCCACGCATCGGTACCGAATTCCCGCTGCCGCAATACGCCACACCGGGCTCCGCCGGCCTCGATCTGCGCGCCATGCTGGAACAGGACATCGTGATCAAACCGGGTGAAACCGTGTTGATCCCCACCGGGCTGTCGGTGTACATCGGCGACCCGAATCTCGCCGCGCTGATCCTGCCGCGCTCGGGCATGGGCCACAAACACGGCATCGTGCTGGGCAATCTGGTCGGCCTGATCGACTCCGATTACCAGGGTCCGCTGATGGTGTCCTGCTGGAACCGTGGCCAGAGCGATTTCACCATGACCGTCGGCGAGCGCCTGGCGCAATTGGTGCTGGTGCCGGTGGTGCAGGCGCATTTCGAGATGGTTGAAGAGTTCGTCGAGACCGAGCGCGGCACCGGCGGCTTTGGCCACACTGGCACCAAATGA
- the argB gene encoding acetylglutamate kinase yields MTLEREAAANTAKVLSEALPYIRRYVGKTLVIKYGGNAMESEELKTGFARDIVLMKAVGINPVVVHGGGPQIGDLLKRLSIESHFVDGMRVTDAATMDVVEMVLGGQVNKSIVNLINRHGGSAIGLTGKDAGLIRAKKLTVSRQTPEMTQPEIIDIGHVGEVVGINTELLNLLVKGNFIPVIAPIGVGENGESYNINADLVAGKVAEALKAEKLMLLTNIAGLMDKSGTVLTGLSTQQVDDLIADGTIYGGMLPKIRCALEAVQGGVGSSLIIDGRVPNAILLEIFTDTGVGTLISNRKRP; encoded by the coding sequence ATGACCCTCGAACGCGAAGCCGCCGCCAACACTGCCAAGGTCCTGTCCGAAGCGCTGCCTTACATCCGACGCTATGTCGGCAAGACCCTGGTGATCAAATACGGCGGCAACGCGATGGAAAGCGAGGAGCTGAAAACCGGCTTCGCCCGCGACATCGTGCTGATGAAAGCCGTGGGCATCAACCCGGTGGTCGTGCACGGTGGCGGCCCGCAGATCGGTGACCTGCTCAAGCGTCTGTCGATCGAAAGCCATTTCGTCGACGGCATGCGCGTCACCGACGCGGCGACCATGGACGTGGTGGAAATGGTCCTTGGCGGTCAGGTCAACAAAAGCATCGTCAACCTGATCAACCGCCATGGCGGCAGCGCCATCGGCCTGACCGGTAAAGATGCCGGGCTGATCCGGGCGAAGAAGCTCACCGTCTCCCGTCAGACCCCGGAGATGACTCAGCCGGAAATCATCGACATCGGCCACGTCGGCGAAGTCGTCGGCATCAACACCGAACTGTTGAACCTGCTGGTCAAAGGCAACTTCATCCCGGTCATCGCACCGATTGGCGTCGGTGAGAACGGTGAGTCGTACAACATCAACGCCGATCTGGTGGCGGGCAAGGTTGCCGAAGCACTGAAAGCTGAAAAGCTGATGCTGCTGACCAACATCGCCGGCCTGATGGACAAGTCGGGCACCGTGCTGACCGGCCTGAGCACGCAGCAGGTCGACGATCTGATCGCTGACGGCACGATCTACGGCGGCATGCTGCCGAAGATCCGTTGTGCACTGGAAGCGGTTCAAGGTGGGGTTGGCAGTTCGTTGATCATCGATGGTCGTGTGCCGAATGCGATCCTGCTGGAAATCTTCACCGATACCGGCGTGGGCACGCTGATCAGTAATCGCAAGCGTCCTTGA
- the pyrE gene encoding orotate phosphoribosyltransferase, producing MQAYQRDFIRFAIDRGVLRFGEFTLKSGRTSPYFFNAGLFNSGSALAQLGRFYAAAIAESGIPFDVLFGPAYKGIPLAATTAVALAEHHGRDLPWCFNRKEAKAHGEGGSLVGAPLTGEVLIIDDVITAGTAIREVMQIIASQDGAKAAGVLIALNRQERGNGELSAIQEVERDFGIPVISIVSLNQVLEFLADDPQLKQHLPAVEAYRAQFGV from the coding sequence ATGCAAGCGTATCAGCGCGATTTCATTCGTTTTGCCATCGATCGCGGCGTTTTGCGCTTCGGTGAGTTCACCCTGAAGTCCGGGCGCACCAGTCCCTACTTCTTCAACGCCGGCCTGTTCAACTCGGGTTCGGCCCTGGCGCAACTGGGACGTTTCTACGCTGCGGCCATCGCCGAAAGCGGTATCCCCTTCGACGTTCTGTTTGGCCCGGCTTATAAAGGCATTCCGCTGGCGGCCACGACCGCCGTTGCGCTGGCCGAACATCACGGCCGTGACCTGCCATGGTGCTTCAACCGCAAGGAAGCCAAGGCCCACGGCGAGGGCGGCAGCCTGGTCGGCGCACCGCTGACTGGCGAAGTCTTGATCATCGACGACGTGATCACCGCTGGCACTGCCATTCGCGAAGTGATGCAGATCATCGCTTCCCAGGACGGCGCCAAGGCCGCCGGTGTGCTGATCGCATTGAACCGTCAGGAGCGTGGCAACGGCGAACTGTCGGCGATCCAGGAAGTCGAGCGCGACTTCGGTATTCCGGTGATCAGCATCGTCTCGCTGAATCAGGTGCTGGAGTTCCTCGCCGATGATCCGCAGCTCAAGCAGCATCTGCCAGCCGTGGAAGCGTATCGCGCCCAATTTGGCGTTTGA
- the crc gene encoding catabolite repression control protein Crc: MRIISVNVNGIQAAVERGLLSWLQAQNADVICLQDTRASAFELDDPAFQLDGYFLYACDAEVPAQGGVALYSRLQPKAVISGLGFETADRYGRYLQADFDKVSIATLLFPSGMNGDEDLNQKFKLMDDFGKYLDKQRRKRREYIYCGSLYVAQQKLDIKNWRDSQQSPGFLAPERAWMDEIVGNMGYVDALREVSREGDQYSWWPDNEQAEMLNLGWRFDYQILTPGLRRSVRSARLPRQPRFSQHAPLIVDYDWTLTI, translated from the coding sequence ATGCGGATCATCAGTGTGAACGTCAATGGTATTCAGGCGGCAGTCGAGCGCGGTTTGCTCAGTTGGCTGCAAGCCCAGAATGCCGACGTCATCTGCCTGCAGGACACCCGTGCCTCCGCCTTTGAACTGGATGACCCAGCCTTCCAACTGGATGGCTACTTCCTTTATGCCTGCGATGCTGAAGTCCCTGCCCAAGGCGGCGTGGCTTTGTACTCGCGGTTGCAACCGAAGGCTGTCATCAGCGGTCTCGGTTTCGAGACGGCCGACCGCTACGGGCGCTACCTGCAAGCAGATTTCGACAAAGTCAGTATTGCCACCTTGCTGTTTCCTTCGGGGATGAACGGCGATGAGGACTTGAACCAGAAGTTCAAGCTCATGGACGATTTCGGCAAGTACCTGGACAAACAGCGACGCAAACGTCGCGAGTACATTTATTGTGGCTCGCTGTACGTTGCGCAGCAGAAACTCGACATCAAGAACTGGCGCGACAGCCAGCAATCTCCAGGCTTCCTGGCGCCGGAACGCGCCTGGATGGATGAGATTGTCGGCAACATGGGCTATGTCGATGCGCTGCGCGAAGTCAGTCGCGAAGGCGATCAGTACAGCTGGTGGCCGGATAACGAACAGGCCGAGATGCTCAATCTGGGCTGGCGTTTCGATTATCAGATCCTGACCCCGGGCCTGCGTCGCTCGGTGCGCAGTGCGCGCCTGCCGCGTCAGCCACGGTTTTCACAGCACGCGCCGTTGATCGTCGACTACGACTGGACGCTGACCATCTAA
- the gltS gene encoding sodium/glutamate symporter, with amino-acid sequence MIELDFYGTLVAASLVLLLGRGLVARVGFLRSYNIPEPVAGGLVVAMLLLILRTFDIEVRFDTSLQTPLMLAFFATIGLSADLASLKKGGRIVGIFLLAVIGLLVVQNAMGIGLATLLGLDPLMGLLTGSITLAGGHGTGAAWGAVFSEKYGLASASELALASATFGLVLGGLIGGPVARLLIKRVQVPGCTPQQAPRLPRGFEQPNKERSITPFSFVETLALIAVSLLAGNLLNGLLHGTAFELPTFVCVLFVGVVLRNSLSALGLYQVFEREVSVLGNVSLSLFLAIALMSLKLWDLAALALPIFIILAVQALVMALFAIFVTFRVMGSNYDAAVLAAGHCGFGLGATPTAIANMQAVTQRYGPSQIAFLVVPMVGAFFIDIVNVIVIKLYLTLPFFAAI; translated from the coding sequence ATGATTGAGCTCGATTTCTACGGCACGCTCGTGGCCGCTTCTTTAGTACTACTGCTCGGACGCGGACTTGTTGCGCGTGTTGGCTTTCTGCGAAGTTACAATATTCCTGAACCGGTAGCGGGCGGCCTGGTGGTTGCCATGCTCCTGTTGATATTGCGTACTTTCGATATTGAAGTCCGCTTCGATACATCATTGCAAACACCCTTGATGTTGGCTTTCTTTGCCACGATTGGCTTGAGTGCCGACCTTGCCAGTCTGAAAAAGGGCGGCCGCATAGTCGGTATCTTCCTGCTGGCGGTCATTGGCTTGCTCGTGGTGCAGAACGCCATGGGCATCGGATTGGCGACCCTGCTCGGTCTCGATCCTTTGATGGGCTTGCTGACGGGTTCGATCACATTGGCCGGCGGCCACGGTACTGGCGCCGCATGGGGCGCGGTATTCAGCGAGAAATATGGCCTGGCCTCGGCTTCGGAGCTGGCGCTGGCCTCAGCGACGTTCGGTCTGGTGCTCGGTGGGCTGATCGGTGGGCCCGTCGCCCGGTTGCTGATCAAGCGCGTGCAAGTGCCGGGCTGCACACCCCAGCAAGCGCCGCGACTGCCAAGAGGTTTTGAACAGCCGAACAAGGAACGTTCGATCACGCCGTTTTCGTTCGTCGAGACGCTGGCGCTGATTGCCGTCAGCCTGCTCGCTGGCAATCTCTTGAATGGCTTGCTGCATGGCACTGCGTTCGAACTGCCGACGTTTGTTTGCGTGCTGTTTGTGGGTGTGGTGTTGCGCAACAGTCTGTCAGCGCTTGGCTTGTATCAGGTATTCGAGCGTGAAGTGTCTGTGCTCGGCAATGTCAGCCTCTCGCTGTTTCTGGCAATCGCGCTGATGTCGCTGAAGTTGTGGGATCTGGCGGCGCTGGCATTGCCGATCTTCATCATTCTGGCCGTGCAGGCGCTGGTCATGGCGCTGTTCGCGATTTTCGTGACGTTCCGGGTGATGGGCAGCAACTACGATGCCGCAGTGCTGGCTGCAGGACATTGCGGCTTCGGTCTGGGCGCCACGCCGACGGCGATTGCCAACATGCAAGCGGTGACGCAGCGCTATGGGCCATCGCAAATCGCGTTTCTGGTAGTGCCGATGGTAGGAGCGTTCTTCATCGATATCGTCAACGTCATTGTGATCAAGCTGTACCTGACCCTGCCATTCTTCGCTGCGATCTAG
- the rph gene encoding ribonuclease PH has product MKRPSGRAADQLRSIRITRNYTKHAEGSVLVEFGDTKVICTVSVENGVPRFLKGQGQGWLTAEYGMLPRATGERNQREASRGKQGGRTLEIQRLIGRSLRAALDMSKLGDVTLYVDCDVIQADGGTRTASITGAMVALVDALKVIKKRGGLKGGDPLKQMIGAVSVGMYQGEPVLDLDYLEDSAAETDLNVVMTSTGGFIEVQGTAEGAPFQPDELNAMLELAKQGMNEIFELQKAALAD; this is encoded by the coding sequence ATGAAACGTCCAAGTGGTCGCGCTGCCGATCAGCTCCGCTCGATCCGCATCACCCGCAACTACACCAAACACGCCGAGGGATCCGTACTGGTCGAATTCGGTGATACCAAAGTCATCTGCACCGTCAGCGTCGAGAATGGCGTACCGCGCTTCCTCAAAGGCCAGGGCCAGGGCTGGCTGACTGCCGAATACGGCATGCTGCCGCGCGCCACCGGCGAGCGTAACCAGCGTGAAGCCAGCCGTGGCAAGCAGGGCGGTCGTACGCTGGAAATCCAGCGTCTGATCGGCCGCTCCCTGCGCGCAGCGCTGGACATGTCCAAGCTTGGCGACGTGACCCTGTACGTCGATTGCGACGTGATCCAGGCCGATGGCGGCACCCGCACCGCGTCCATCACCGGCGCCATGGTTGCGCTGGTCGATGCACTGAAAGTGATCAAGAAGCGCGGCGGCCTGAAAGGCGGCGATCCGCTCAAGCAGATGATCGGCGCGGTCTCGGTGGGCATGTACCAGGGCGAGCCGGTGCTGGATCTGGACTATCTTGAAGATTCCGCAGCCGAAACCGACCTGAACGTGGTGATGACCAGCACCGGCGGTTTCATCGAAGTGCAGGGCACCGCTGAAGGTGCGCCGTTCCAGCCTGACGAGCTCAATGCCATGCTGGAGCTGGCCAAGCAGGGTATGAACGAAATCTTCGAATTGCAGAAGGCCGCACTGGCCGACTGA
- a CDS encoding YicC family protein, translating to MVHSMTAFARVEKAGVQGTLSWELRSVNSRYLEPHLRLPESFRDLEGAVREALRQGLSRGKLECTLRFTEESTGKPLQVDRERAAQLVAAAETVAGLIKNPAALNPLEVLAWPGVLVADASDPQALNAEALALFNQGLKDLKAGREREGAELARLINDRLTSIEEDVVTLRELVPQMLATQRQKVLDRFADMKAELDPQRLEQEMVILAQKSDVAEELDRLSTHIIEVRRVLKSGGAAGRRLDFLMQELNREANTLGSKAFDPRSTQAAVNLKVLIEQMREQVQNIE from the coding sequence ATGGTGCATAGCATGACCGCCTTCGCCCGCGTCGAGAAAGCCGGCGTTCAGGGCACCCTGAGCTGGGAACTGCGCTCGGTCAACAGCCGCTATCTGGAGCCGCACCTGCGCTTGCCCGAATCGTTTCGCGACCTCGAAGGTGCCGTGCGTGAAGCGCTGCGTCAGGGCCTGTCGCGGGGCAAACTGGAATGCACGCTGCGCTTCACCGAAGAAAGCACCGGCAAACCGCTGCAAGTGGACCGCGAGCGCGCCGCGCAACTGGTTGCCGCTGCGGAAACCGTTGCCGGGCTGATCAAGAATCCGGCTGCGCTGAATCCGCTGGAAGTGCTGGCCTGGCCCGGCGTGCTGGTCGCCGATGCGTCCGACCCGCAAGCGCTGAACGCCGAAGCGCTGGCGCTGTTCAATCAGGGCTTGAAGGATCTGAAGGCTGGCCGCGAGCGCGAAGGCGCGGAGCTGGCTCGCTTGATCAACGACCGCCTGACTTCCATCGAAGAAGACGTGGTAACCCTGCGTGAACTGGTGCCGCAGATGCTCGCCACCCAGCGCCAGAAAGTCCTCGATCGCTTCGCCGACATGAAGGCCGAGCTCGATCCGCAGCGCCTGGAACAGGAGATGGTCATTCTCGCGCAAAAAAGCGACGTGGCCGAAGAACTGGATCGCCTGAGCACCCACATCATCGAAGTGCGCCGGGTACTCAAGTCCGGCGGCGCGGCCGGTCGGCGCCTCGACTTCCTGATGCAAGAGCTCAACCGCGAAGCCAACACATTGGGCTCCAAAGCCTTCGACCCGCGCAGCACCCAGGCCGCCGTCAACCTCAAAGTGTTGATCGAGCAGATGCGCGAACAAGTGCAGAATATTGAGTAA
- the gmk gene encoding guanylate kinase, whose product MTQHTGTLYIISAPSGAGKSSLVKALTDADPEIRVSVSHTTRAMRPGEVDGVNYHFVSREEFVKMGEHGDFLERAEVFGNFYGTSQSRLQQTLDEGHDLILEIDWQGAEQVRKLMPQARSIFILPPSLQALHQRLTNRGQDSDEIIDGRMREAVSEMSHYVDYDYLIINDDFAHALDDLKAIFRANQLQQKRQQVRFGKLLAELLG is encoded by the coding sequence ATGACCCAACACACCGGCACCCTGTACATCATTTCTGCGCCGTCGGGCGCGGGCAAGAGCAGTCTGGTCAAGGCGTTGACCGACGCCGATCCGGAGATCCGCGTTTCCGTTTCGCACACCACCCGCGCCATGCGCCCGGGTGAAGTGGACGGCGTGAACTACCACTTCGTGAGCCGCGAAGAGTTCGTGAAGATGGGCGAGCATGGCGACTTTCTTGAGCGCGCCGAAGTCTTCGGCAACTTCTACGGCACCTCGCAAAGCCGCCTGCAGCAGACACTGGACGAAGGACACGACCTGATTCTGGAAATCGACTGGCAAGGCGCCGAGCAAGTGCGCAAGCTGATGCCGCAGGCGCGCTCGATCTTCATCCTGCCGCCGTCGCTGCAAGCCTTGCACCAGCGCCTGACCAACCGCGGCCAGGACAGCGACGAAATCATCGACGGCCGCATGCGTGAAGCAGTCAGCGAGATGAGCCACTACGTCGATTACGACTACCTGATCATCAACGACGATTTCGCCCACGCGCTGGACGATCTCAAGGCAATTTTCCGCGCCAATCAGCTGCAACAGAAACGTCAGCAAGTACGTTTCGGCAAATTGCTGGCTGAACTGCTCGGTTAA
- the rpoZ gene encoding DNA-directed RNA polymerase subunit omega — translation MARVTVEDCLEHVENRFELVMLSTKRARQLATGGKEPLVQWENDKPTVVALREIAEGVMSYEYIAEQEIVQDEPLFAAFEDESNEAV, via the coding sequence ATGGCCCGCGTAACCGTTGAAGACTGCCTAGAACACGTGGAAAACCGCTTTGAGCTGGTCATGCTCTCTACCAAGCGTGCCCGTCAACTGGCCACCGGCGGCAAAGAGCCACTGGTTCAGTGGGAAAACGACAAGCCGACTGTTGTCGCGCTGCGTGAAATTGCTGAAGGCGTGATGAGCTACGAGTACATCGCCGAGCAGGAAATCGTCCAGGATGAACCGCTGTTCGCAGCGTTCGAGGACGAGTCGAACGAGGCCGTCTAA
- the spoT gene encoding bifunctional GTP diphosphokinase/guanosine-3',5'-bis pyrophosphate 3'-pyrophosphohydrolase has translation MPSIDALADRLSTYLGNDQVNLVRRAYFYAEQAHDGQRRRSGEAYVTHPLAVANILADMHMDHQSLMAAMLHDVIEDTGIAKEALQAQFGETVAELVDGVSKLTQMNFETKAEAQAENFQKMAMAMARDIRVILVKLADRLHNMRTLEVLSGEKRRRIAKETLEIYAPIANRLGMHAIRIEFEDLGFKAMHPMRSARIYQAVKRARGNRKEIVNKIEESLGHCLAIDGIQGEVSGRQKHLYGIYKKMRGKRRAFNEIMDVYAFRIIVDKVDTCYRVLGAVHNLYKPLPGRFKDYIAIPKANGYQSLHTTLFGMHGVPIEIQIRTREMEEMANNGIAAHWLYKSSGDEQPKGTHARARQWVKGVLEMQQRAGNSLEFIESVKIDLFPDEVYVFTPKGRIMELPKGSTAVDFAYAVHTDVGNSCIACRINRRLAPLSEPLQSGSTVEIVSAPGARPNPAWLNFVVTGKARTHIRHALKLQRRSESISLGERLLNKVLNGFDSSLEKIPAERVKAMLTEYRLELIEDLLEDIGLGNRMAYVVARRLLGEGEQLPSPEGPLAIRGTEGLVLSYAKCCTPIPGDPIVGHLSAGKGMVVHLDNCRNISEIRHNPEKCIQLSWAKDVTGEFNVELRVELEHQRGLIALLASSVNAADGNIEKISMDERDGRISVVQLVVSVHDRVHLARVIKKLRALTGVIRITRMRA, from the coding sequence ATGCCGAGCATAGACGCCCTCGCCGACCGCTTATCGACCTACCTCGGCAATGACCAGGTCAACCTGGTCCGCCGAGCGTATTTCTACGCCGAACAAGCCCATGACGGTCAACGCCGTCGCAGTGGCGAGGCGTACGTCACGCATCCTCTTGCCGTGGCCAATATTCTTGCCGACATGCACATGGACCATCAGAGCCTGATGGCTGCGATGCTGCATGACGTGATCGAAGACACCGGTATCGCCAAGGAAGCGCTGCAAGCGCAGTTCGGTGAAACTGTGGCCGAACTGGTCGACGGGGTCAGCAAACTGACCCAGATGAATTTCGAGACCAAGGCCGAAGCCCAAGCCGAAAACTTCCAGAAGATGGCCATGGCCATGGCGCGCGACATTCGCGTGATCCTGGTCAAACTCGCCGACCGCCTGCACAACATGCGCACGCTGGAAGTGCTGTCCGGCGAAAAACGCCGGCGCATCGCCAAGGAAACCCTCGAAATCTACGCGCCCATTGCCAACCGCCTGGGCATGCACGCGATCCGCATCGAATTCGAAGACCTCGGTTTCAAGGCCATGCACCCGATGCGTTCCGCGCGGATCTACCAGGCGGTCAAACGCGCCCGGGGCAACCGCAAGGAAATCGTCAACAAGATCGAAGAGTCCCTCGGCCACTGCCTCGCCATCGACGGCATCCAGGGCGAAGTCAGCGGTCGGCAGAAACACCTCTACGGTATCTACAAGAAAATGCGCGGCAAGCGTCGGGCCTTCAACGAGATCATGGACGTCTACGCGTTCCGGATCATCGTCGACAAGGTCGATACCTGCTACCGCGTACTGGGTGCTGTGCATAATTTGTACAAACCGTTGCCGGGACGCTTCAAGGATTACATCGCGATTCCCAAGGCCAACGGCTACCAGTCGCTGCACACCACGCTGTTCGGCATGCACGGTGTACCGATCGAGATCCAGATCCGCACCCGCGAAATGGAAGAGATGGCCAACAACGGCATTGCCGCTCATTGGCTGTACAAATCCAGCGGCGACGAGCAGCCCAAAGGCACGCACGCACGCGCTCGCCAATGGGTCAAAGGCGTGCTGGAAATGCAGCAGCGCGCCGGCAACTCGCTGGAATTCATCGAAAGCGTGAAGATCGACCTGTTCCCGGACGAGGTCTACGTGTTCACGCCCAAAGGCCGGATCATGGAGCTGCCAAAAGGCTCCACGGCAGTCGACTTTGCCTACGCGGTACACACCGACGTCGGCAACAGCTGCATCGCCTGCCGTATCAACCGTCGTCTCGCGCCACTGTCCGAACCGCTGCAAAGCGGCTCCACGGTCGAGATTGTCAGCGCTCCCGGCGCACGGCCGAACCCGGCGTGGCTCAACTTCGTGGTCACCGGCAAGGCGCGTACGCACATTCGTCACGCCTTGAAGCTACAGCGCCGCTCCGAGTCCATCAGCCTCGGCGAACGCCTGCTGAACAAGGTGCTCAACGGTTTCGACAGCTCGCTGGAAAAGATCCCGGCCGAGCGGGTCAAGGCGATGCTCACCGAATACCGCCTCGAACTGATCGAAGACCTGCTCGAAGACATCGGCCTGGGCAACCGCATGGCCTATGTGGTCGCCCGCCGTCTGCTTGGCGAAGGCGAGCAGCTGCCGAGCCCGGAAGGCCCGCTGGCGATTCGCGGCACCGAAGGTCTGGTGCTCAGCTACGCCAAGTGCTGCACGCCGATCCCGGGCGACCCGATCGTCGGGCACCTGTCGGCGGGCAAAGGCATGGTCGTGCACCTGGACAACTGCCGCAACATCAGCGAAATCAGGCACAACCCGGAAAAGTGCATCCAGCTCTCATGGGCCAAGGATGTCACCGGCGAATTCAACGTCGAGCTGCGGGTCGAGCTGGAACATCAGCGCGGCCTGATCGCCCTGCTGGCCAGCAGCGTCAACGCGGCCGACGGCAACATCGAGAAAATCAGCATGGACGAACGCGATGGTCGCATCAGCGTCGTGCAGTTGGTGGTCAGCGTCCACGACCGTGTGCACCTGGCCCGCGTGATCAAGAAACTGCGCGCCTTGACCGGGGTGATCCGCATCACCCGCATGCGTGCATAA